From the Papaver somniferum cultivar HN1 chromosome 2, ASM357369v1, whole genome shotgun sequence genome, the window GGTTAAATCccttgatggggtatgcttagaatagtcaggtgttatttgtgaacttataattagtttcgtataactttctcgctattGAAATTTGATGATACATGcttgggtttagtcttttgatgtgccatgcttaggacgtcccagtgatatttgcgacactaatacatataataggtgatgtcaatagaacggaccataaataattcatggattatatttcattttagtaattgaatagaagttgtggtggatactataaactcTGGTTACCGAGTTTTCCattgaatttattttattattttagtttattctctttgttttattcttttaaaaaccagaagctcaaaaatccaaaaacatctttgTTGGTTAGtcaattagagatattgattacggtatttccaccgctccccgtgggttcgacccgtacttgcatctGTCTATTAGTTAGACACTacgcgattgcggttattatatatagGGTATCCCAAAATATCATCAATAGGCAAACTAGATAAACAATGCTTGATTAAAACTAACCTTCCTGCTTTGTTTAAGAACTTTTTCTTCCAAGAAGCAAGCTTTAGTTTCACTCTATCCACAACTGAATCCCAAACTGAACAGTTTCTAAAGAAGGCCTCAACTGGCATCCTAGATATTTGATAGGCAAAGATTCTGTTTTACACCCTGAATCCTTATCCATAAGATCAATGACATCATCTGCGCCTACACTCACCATTGTGCTTTTCTCCAAATTAAGCTTAATTCCAGTTAGAACTTCAAACATAGAAAGAATAATGAATAATCTCTGAACTTCCTCCACATTAGCATCAATGAAGATGAGAGTATCATATGCAAATTGCAAGTGAAAAATGACGGTACCTTCATCTGCAACTTGGAATCCATAAATTTGACCTTTCTGAACTGCTTCATTCATTAGCTTAGACAAAATTTCTACAACCAATAGAAAGAGATAcagtgaaagaggatcaccttgtctaaGCCCTTTTGTTGGATTGAACTTTTCAGTTGAACCCCCATTGATCAGAACAGATAAATGAGAAGAAGTCACATAACATTTGATCCATGAGATTCATTTGCTACCAAAGTCATGCTTCTGAAGAATACAGAATAGAGAATGGCAGTTGACATTATCAAAGGCTTTGTCCATATCAATCTTACAGAGAATATATTCCTGGATTTTTCTGCTTCAATCTGCTATCCACACATTCATTATAAATTAAGACCCCATCAAGAATTTTCTTATCATGAATGAAAGCTCCTTGGTAATACAGAAATAAGACTTGGCATCAGTGTCTCTTTTAACAAGAACCTTTGAAAGAATCTTATAAGCACTACTAATAAGACTTAGAGGCCTAAAGTCTTCAGGAGTACAAGTATCTTCTTTCTTAGGAATAAGAGTGATAAAGGATACATTCAGTCTCCAATCCAGAGAACCATATTTGCGGAAGTCATTCAACATATTCATGAAGTCCACTTTAATTGTACTCCAACACTTGTTGTAAAATTCAGCTGTAAAACCATCCGGACCAGGAGATTtgtaactgcaagtgcacagtgtcacaatgtaacacagggaAAGCAcatgtcgatcctcagggacaaggtgggtgtaagttgATGCTTCTAATGGTCTTTACTAACTGATTCTATGTGACAAAGTGACAGATAATGATTTTTctgttgtgttgaaacacaactgagctattttggtgtaactgaaatagtgacagaaagtaaaggtaacagtggcagtgggAATGAAGGTGTGATTCTAGGGTTAAGATTtccctttcacctagctagttcacctaggttaaatccttgtccctaatggacaagagggtctagttcaagctagtctcttggccagggcaattcgtgtggcaagttatctaacctaaaatccttagattaacccctagcattgcctatctgattaaagcataaacaatcacaggtcatttaggtttctaggtctctaactaatatggctggttaatcccttagagctaccactaacccctagcattagtggtctttttacaacaccactaatcacaagtcagtgaggcttttgggaatttagctagcctagactattttgagttctacaagaatcaacctaaaggctaaccaacatggcttaagggtcttctcaccctagttgtggatttagaacatgtttaacataataaatatttgaaattgaaattaactgaattatgaacttgaattgaaattgaacaaAATTTAACAGTAGATTGAGAAGTGatagtagagagcactggctagtccaggcctctaatgggttgtgctctggctaatccaggcataccctaAACATACTACATcgtttcccttttatagcttacaacaaaatccctaatttcacaaaaccctaaaatttgcaaaccctaactt encodes:
- the LOC113352365 gene encoding uncharacterized protein LOC113352365 codes for the protein MYYKSPGPDGFTAEFYNKCWSTIKVDFMNMLNDFRKYGSLDWRLNVSFITLIPKKEDTCTPEDFRPLSLISSAYKILSKIEAEKSRNIFSVRLIWTKPLIMSTAILYSFNPTKGLRQGDPLSLYLFLLVVEILSKLMNEAVQKGQIYGFQVADEGTVIFHLQFAYDTLIFIDANVEEVQRLFIILSMFEVLTGIKLNLEKSTMVSVGADDVIDLMDKDSGCKTESLPIKYLGCQLRPSLETVQFGIQLWIE